From one Solanum lycopersicum chromosome 12, SLM_r2.1 genomic stretch:
- the LOC138340276 gene encoding uncharacterized protein produces the protein MNISRLMVYTRRVKDARVKRKSRDAKRERSFDGGSSKNRLEIQDKPRFKKWVSTKVPSKFLRSSCDRVSNPKFKKGNGNNSPNEMPTCGKYDKKHYGDFLKGANNCFSSGKSCPKIRDCQNMNSQDKGSGQDQASGSSDATKKNRFYAFRSRGEQEISPDVVTGMLKVFFVGVYALLALLYQLLHL, from the coding sequence atgaacatttcccgtCTTATGGTGTATACAAGAAGGGTTAAAGATGCAAGGGTTAAGAGaaaaagtagagatgctaaaAGAGAAAGGtcatttgatggaggttcttcaaagaataggcttgagatacaagacaagcctagatttaaaAAGTGGGTTTCTACTAAAGTCCCTTCCAAGTTCCTAAGATCTAGttgtgatagggtgtctaaccctaaattcaagaaGGGAAACGGTAATAATTCACCAAATGAGatgccaacttgtggaaagtatGATAaaaagcactatggtgatttCCTTAAAGGGGCAAATAATTGCTTTAGTTCTGGCAAGAGTTGTCCCAAGATAAGAGATTGTCAAAACATGAAcagtcaagacaagggtagtggccaagatcaagcaagtggttctagtgatgctacaaagaagaaccgcttctatgcATTTCGCTCTAGAGGTGAGCAAGAGAtctctcccgatgtggtgaccggtatgttgaaagttttcTTTGTTGGTGTATATGCCTTACTGGCTCTACTTTATCAGTTGTTACACCTCTAA
- the LOC138340275 gene encoding uncharacterized protein, protein MDFCLRDFSRMNPPTFYGSKVDEEPQEFIDEVYKILHAMGVSSSEKVELATYQLKDVDQTLYVQWRDKRSLRGGPVTWEIIKATFLDRLFYRDMRKEKVTKFINLHQGGKSVHEYYLEFIKMSKYAPSMVSDPTDQMNHFFMGMSEDLQME, encoded by the coding sequence ATGGATTTCTGTCTAAGGGACTTCTCtcgaatgaaccctcctactttctatgggtctaaggttgatgaagaacCCCAAGAATTCATCGATGAGGTCTACAAGATACTACATGCTATGGGGGTGTCTTCAAGTGAGAAGGTCGAGTTGGCCACATACCAACTTAAGGATGTGGATCAAACCTTgtatgtgcaatggagggataaaAGGTCGTTGAGGGGAggtccagtgacttgggagatcaTTAAGGCGACTTTTCTAGATCGGTTATTCTATAGGGATATGAGGAAGGAGAAGGTGACGAAGTTCATCAATCTTCACCAAGGAGGAAAGAGTGTCCATGAGTACTATTTGGAATTCATTAAGATGTCAAAATATGCCCCTTCTATGGTCTCTGATCCTACAGACCAAATGAATCATTTTTTTATGGGGATGTCGGAGGACTTACAAATGGAATGA